The nucleotide sequence GTGGGTGGAAGATCAAGTTCAGCAGCCGCGGGTATCAGGTGCCGAACTGCTCGCGCAGGATGCGCTCATCAAGGCTGTGGCCGGGGTCGAACAGCATTGTCAAAGAGATCGACGGGTCCATGCGCGCCGATACCTCCCGGACGTTGCGGACCTCGATGTGGTCGGCGGCCGCGCTCACCGGGCGCTTGTCGGCCTCCAGCACCTCGATGCGGACCTCGGCGCGGTCGGGTAGGATGGCGCCGCGCCAGCGCCGCGGCCGGAACGCCGACAGCGGCGTCAGCGCCAGCAGCGGCGAGTCGAGCGGCAGGATCGGCCCGTGGGCCGAGAGGTTATAGGCGGTCGAGCCGGCAGGGGTGGCGACCAGGATACCGTCGCAGATCAGTTCGGCGAGGCGCTCGCGGCCGTCGACCAGGATGCGCAACTTGGCCGCCTGGTAGGACTGGCGCAGCAGCGACACCTCGTTGATGGCATTGGCGATGTGGATGGCGCCGTCGCCGTCGCGCGCGGTCATCACCAGCGGGTGGATGATGGTCGGCTCGGCTGCTGCGAGGCGGCCGACGATGCCGTCCTCGATGAAGTCGTTCATCAGGAAGCCGACCGAACCACAATTCATGCCGTAGATCGGGGTTCCCTTGTGCATGACGTGGTGGAGGGTCTGCAGCATGAGCCCGTCGCCGCCCAGCGCCACCACGACGTCGGCGTCGTTGGGGTCGCAGCGGCCATAGCGCGCCTCGAAACGGGCGAGCGCCGCCTGAGCGTCCGGAGCCGGGCTCCCGACGAAGGCGACCTTGTCAAAACGGCGAGGGGATTCGTGCATTGCGGCGGCTAGCCAGCATTTTCAGACTGCGCCAACATAGGGTGCGCCTGGAATTCCTGCAAAGACTCGGCTGTTGCGACCTGCATAAACCACCGTGCCGCGGCCGTCCCCCCCTCCGATCGCAGCATCCAGCGCTGGAGACAAAGCTATGGAACAGGCGGCGCTCGTTTATACGACGTGGCCCTCGGTCGTGGAGGCGGAGGCTGCAGGCTTGGCGTTGATCGAGGCGACGCTGGCGGCCTGCGTCAACATCCTGCCCGGCATGCGCTCGATCTATCGCTGGGAGGGCGTGGTCGAACGCGCCCAGGAGACGGTGATGATCGTCAAGACCAACACGACGCGATCCGACGCCGTGGTGGCGGCGGTGAGGGCGCGCCACCCCTACAAGACCCCAGCCATCGTGGTGGTGCCGGTGACCGGTGGCGAGCCGGCCTATCTCGCCTGGATCATCACCGAAACAGCCGAGTGACGGCGGCGACCGCCGGCGCGGGGCGAGGGGCTTTTCGCCGGCGGGCAGCGGTGAAGACGCCTCTCTGCGATCGTTGTGGGTCCCGGTCGACCGTCCGTTGAGCGGCTGGCCGGCTCGATCGGGTCGGCGGAGCCCGAAAAGCGCAGCTGGCAGTCCTGCGTTCCTGCCGCCGCGCCGGGCGGCGGCAGGACTGCAGCGGTCAGTAACGGGCGGCGATCGCCTTCGGCTCGGCCTCGCCGCCGAGCTTGAC is from Blastochloris viridis and encodes:
- a CDS encoding NAD kinase: MHESPRRFDKVAFVGSPAPDAQAALARFEARYGRCDPNDADVVVALGGDGLMLQTLHHVMHKGTPIYGMNCGSVGFLMNDFIEDGIVGRLAAAEPTIIHPLVMTARDGDGAIHIANAINEVSLLRQSYQAAKLRILVDGRERLAELICDGILVATPAGSTAYNLSAHGPILPLDSPLLALTPLSAFRPRRWRGAILPDRAEVRIEVLEADKRPVSAAADHIEVRNVREVSARMDPSISLTMLFDPGHSLDERILREQFGT
- the cutA gene encoding divalent-cation tolerance protein CutA, encoding MEQAALVYTTWPSVVEAEAAGLALIEATLAACVNILPGMRSIYRWEGVVERAQETVMIVKTNTTRSDAVVAAVRARHPYKTPAIVVVPVTGGEPAYLAWIITETAE